GAGCCGCGTCTCGTAGAGCACGTTGTCGCCGAGCTCTCCGTGGATCAGGGGCGCGCCCGGCGCCAGCGCCGCCTCGGGATCGAGGACGGCGGGGAGCGGGGCGTACTCGACGCGGACCAGCGCCGCGGCGTCGTCCGCGGCGGCGCGCGACTCCGCCGCGACCGCGACGACGGGCTCGCCGACCCAGCGCACGCGCTCGACGGCGAGCGGGAGCATCGCGCCGGTCTTCATCCCCGTGTAGTGGAGGAGCACGCCCCGCCAGGGCTTGCAGAGCCGTCGCGCGTCGGCGCCGGTGAGCACACCGGCCACGCCCGGCGCCCGGCGCGCGCGGCCGACCTCGACGCGCGTGACGCGCGCGTGGGCGTGGGGGCTCCGGACGAAGGCGACGTGGACCATGCGGGGGAGGACCACGTCGTCCACGTAGCGCCCGCGCCCCGTCAGGATCCGCGGATCGTCGGGGCGCTTCGCCCGCGAGCCGACGTGCGGCACGCGCGGGAGTCTAGCAGATCGGCACGCCGGCATTGACACGGATGTGGACGCCCCCTATATTTGCGCCACTCAATTCCAGAAGAGCGGGCGCGCGCGCAACGGGCTCGAGGACGCGGATCGTTCGCGTCGTCGACGATCGGACGGTCGGGGACCGGGCGGATGGAAAGGGGACCGAGGATGCGACATCGCAGGCGCTGGACATCGTGCGCGGTCGTGGGGGCTCTGAGCGTGACCTTGGTGCTCTCGGCGGGCTGGGGGGCGGTGGCCCAGGGCGCCGAGCCCATCAAGATCGGCTTCGGCATGGCGCTCACCGGCGGGCTCGCCGCGAACGGCAAGGCGGCGCTGATCGGAATGCAGCTCTGGGCCGAGGACGTCAACAAGAAGGGCGGGATCCTCGGCCGGCCGGTCGAGCTCGTGTACTACGACGACCAGACGAAGGGCGCGACCGTG
This DNA window, taken from Candidatus Methylomirabilota bacterium, encodes the following:
- a CDS encoding xanthine dehydrogenase family protein molybdopterin-binding subunit yields the protein MPHVGSRAKRPDDPRILTGRGRYVDDVVLPRMVHVAFVRSPHAHARVTRVEVGRARRAPGVAGVLTGADARRLCKPWRGVLLHYTGMKTGAMLPLAVERVRWVGEPVVAVAAESRAAADDAAALVRVEYAPLPAVLDPEAALAPGAPLIHGELGDNVLYETRL